The following is a genomic window from Butyricimonas faecihominis.
GATAAAAAACAAGTGAAAGTATCATTTTTTTTCCAAGATTTTTTTTCGAATTTAGCATTCCATTTCCTAGAAATGAGATAGGGATATAAATAATAGATAAATGAAAAGGGATTGTAAAAGTGTTTGGTCGGAATGTCTAGACTTAATCAAGGAGCAGGTGTTGCCAAGAACGTTTAAAACTTGGTTTGCACCGATTCGTGCATTGAGTTTCAAAGATGATGTGTTGACAATTCAGGTGCCGAGTCAATATGTTTATGAATGTTTGGAAGAGCATTTTGTGGATATATTGAGAAAGGCTGTTCGTACCGCTATTGGTCCGAATGCAAAACTTGAATATTCGGTTATAGTAGAAGAGAGCCATCCTCGTGACCCTCTCTCCGTAACGATGCCTTCCAATAACATGAAAAAGGTGGAACCAAACACGGTATACGTGAATGGTAAACCGGATAGTGTTGCCCCTAAAAATCCTTTTGAGCGTAATAATAATCGTTTGCAGATAGACCCTCAATTGAATCCTTCTTACACGTTGGACAGTTATATCGAGGGAAGTTGTAATCGTTTGGCAAAGTCTGCTGCCGTGGCTATTGCACAAAATCCGGGAGGTACGGCTTTTAATCCCTTGTTAATATATGGTGGATCCGGATTGGGGAAAACTCATTTGGCTCAAGCTATCGGTATGGAGGTAAAACAAAATTATCCCAACAAGGTCGTGTTGTACGTGACCACGAATGTTTTCCAGACTCAATTTACGGAAGCCGTACGCAAAAATGAGATAAATGATTTCTTACATTTCTATCAGTTAATTGACGTGTTGATTCTGGATGATATTCATGAGTTGGCCGGAAAGACTGCCACGCAGAATACATTCTTCCATATATTTAATCACTTGCATCAATCGGGA
Proteins encoded in this region:
- the dnaA gene encoding chromosomal replication initiator protein DnaA, which codes for MKRDCKSVWSECLDLIKEQVLPRTFKTWFAPIRALSFKDDVLTIQVPSQYVYECLEEHFVDILRKAVRTAIGPNAKLEYSVIVEESHPRDPLSVTMPSNNMKKVEPNTVYVNGKPDSVAPKNPFERNNNRLQIDPQLNPSYTLDSYIEGSCNRLAKSAAVAIAQNPGGTAFNPLLIYGGSGLGKTHLAQAIGMEVKQNYPNKVVLYVTTNVFQTQFTEAVRKNEINDFLHFYQLIDVLILDDIHELAGKTATQNTFFHIFNHLHQSGKQLILTSDRSPAELSGLEERLLSRFRWGLSAEIKAPDFETRMEIARFKAHKDGIDFSDEVLEYICKYVSNNVRELEGAMISLLAQATFNHKDLTVDVVKDILGKMVKNQKVELTVEHIQQVVCNHFNMAPEMLQEKTRKREVVQARQLAMYFSKTYTNASLAYIGKQIGKKDHTTVLYACKAVTDLMETDRAFKAQVEELQKKLYCRN